The nucleotide window CAGTCTGTTCATCTCCGCGCATTTCTCCAATATTGTGCGTTCATTTCCCCAAGAACGCATTCAATGGAGAATTCGTCAATTAACTGCCTTCCTTTCATTCCAAATTCACAACGCAACTTCTCGTTTTTCGAAAGAGTCACCATTGCCTCAGCCAATTGATGACCGCTGCCTGGCGCCACTAGCAGACCAGTCTCGTTATCTTTGACAAGATCACGCGTCCCTCTCACATTTGTTTTAATTACAGGTTTGCCAGAGGCCATGGCTTCCATAACGTTTTTTGGTAATCCTTCTGTCTTTGAAACAGAGACCAAAACATCTGATGCTGCAAGCAACTCCGGAATATCTCCTCTGAATCCTAGGAACAAAACTTTATCAATGTCTCGCTCTTTGACAAAAGTCTGTAGCTTACTCCTAAGTTTTCCATCACCAACAAT belongs to Mesotoga infera and includes:
- a CDS encoding glycosyltransferase yields the protein GYEEGRSLFLTHGVGVDIDKYQLPKEVRVAARRMLGIYEESVVFICIGELNKNKNQKWLLEAWKEIQDGNCMLLIVGDGKLRSKLQTFVKERDIDKVLFLGFRGDIPELLAASDVLVSVSKTEGLPKNVMEAMASGKPVIKTNVRGTRDLVKDNETGLLVAPGSGHQLAEAMVTLSKNEKLRCEFGMKGRQLIDEFSIECVLGEMNAQYWRNARR